The Methylococcus sp. Mc7 genomic sequence ATGAATTTCGAGCGCTCTCCCTTGGGATTTGCCCTCGCTACCGGCGATCCGGGGAACGTTCGACCGGGGTTTCGGGGCCAATCTGCTTGGCGTGCGCTTATCGTCAGCTCATTTTCCGCTCCATGCGCGAGACTGTCCCTTCCGGGGTTCCGGAATCAGGGATTCGAGGCGTGCGGCAGGCATTTCCCGTCATCCGGACGCCGCCGCCCACAGCCGATTCTGAAGCATCACGAACACGGCTACGTTTGCCGCCACGCCACGGCCGAAATCGAGGATCAGCCGGCGGGCATGGGCGACGAACTTCGCCGCCCGGTACATGATCTCCTGTAGCACGGTCCGGATGCGGCGGCGCTTGGCCGGATGACGGATCGGCGCAATCTCGCCGGTCAGGCCGATCTGTCCCAAGAGACGCAGGCAGTTGTAGGCGAAGGCCGCCAGATGCAGGATCACGTCGTTGGTGTCGAACTTGCCCGAGGGCAGCCGCTCCAGATCGAGGTCGGTCTTGAACTCGGAGTGGAACTGCTCATGCATGCCGTGGTGCTGGTAGAGTTCGATCACTTCCTCGGCGGAACAGGAGAGCGTCGTCCACCAGCCTTCCAGTTCGACCTCCGGGGCCAGCAGGTGTTGGCCCTTCTTGTCGATGGTGCGCTCGGTCACCTGGGCGACCAGGCGGAAGGAGCGCTTCTCCTTGTGCCAGGCGCGTTCCACTTCCAACGACAGCAACGCAACCCGCTTGCCTGGACGAGCCTCGGCAAAGGCGCCCGCCTCCTCGGCGCGCTTGACCCAGTCCCCCTTGTCCTGCTTGCGGGGGTTCCACTTGCAGATGAAGTCGAGGCTTCGCCCCAGCGCGGCTTGCCGGTCTCGCTCCGCGGCCTTGGCGAACAGAAGCTGTGCGCCGTCGAAACCGCTGTCCTCGCGCAGCAGCACGGGCTGATCCGGTTTGACCAGGCGTTCGATGCGCGGAAACAGCCGCTCGTAGAAGTAGTGCGTCTCGAACGCCGAGTGGCGGGACCCTGGCCTCAGTTCCAGCCCGGTGTTCCAGCCTTCGTTGCCGAGATAGGCGGCAATCGGCGTGTAACCGTCGAAGCCCTGATAGGTGCGCGACACCGCTTCCTTCTTCGTGCCACTATTGTCCATGGCGAAGGTATCGATGTCGCAGCAGACATAGCCCTTGTGCGGCGTGATCGGCGCCTCGGTTCGCTCCAGCAGCCTCAGGGAAAGCTCATCGGCCAGATCGCGGATGGCTTCCGCCTTGGCATTCAGACGCTGGCGCAGCCACACGGCTCCGGGCACCTTCGTCAGCCCCAGCGACTCCTTGAAGAAGCGATCATTCCGGAATGGCTCGATGGCTTCGAAGTCGCTCTTGCCCAGACTCAACAGCCCGACCACGCTCTTGACGATGTCCGAGGTACGCATGCCTTGCGACACCGGGATCTTCGGGTCAATGACCGCCTCCACCTGCGCCGCCTGGCAGCACTGGCCAATCAGCGCCAGGCCGGAATACGAGGTCAGTTGCAGCTTGCTGGATTGCTTGACTTCAAAGCGCGGCATGATCAAATGGGTGACATCGAAAATGGGCTAATTATACAATGGATTCAATATGTTATGAATTATTTAGAGGGTGGGAGCACGGATTCAGGCATTATTTTATGCGCGAGAGCTGTTGAAGGCGTATTTCGCGCCACCGCGTGATATTGACATAAAAGAGTCCGCCCCATGAAGATCGCCCTGCATAAACAAGCCCGCACGACACCCGCCGTACGTGCGGAAATCGCGCACTTAAGTTCAACGACCGGTCGCACACGGCGCAGCGGCTGCAAACGACGCTGACACCGGCCCAAGAGGCGATCGTGGTGTATCTGCACAAAACCCTCTTGTTGCCCCTGGATGACCTGCTTGCGGTCACCCGCGAGTTTCAGCTTCGCTGCTCTGCGAGTCCGACCCCGGCGGTGTCCCGCTCTGGCCTCGACCGCTGCCTGCGCCGCCATGGCGTCGGCTGTCGCCGCGACCTGTTGCCGCCCGCGGAGAAGACGCCGTCCAAGACCTTCAAGGCCTACGCGCCGGGCTTTGTGCATGTGGACGTCACTCGAAGAGCAACGAAGTTGAAATACCTGCCACAGATGCAGGACGAAACATCGCGCCGTTACCTGTTCGTCGCGATCGACTGCGCCACCCGCTGGGTGTTCATCGCGATCAAGCCGAACAAGACCGCCGCCTCCGCACAGGCGTTTATCCAGGCCCTAAACAAGGGTAACCGTTCACGACCTTACCGCGTACCCGGCCGGTCGGCGCCACGCCCGCGCCGCGTCCTAAAAATTTTCCGATATCCAACGGCTACCGCCCAGCGCGGTGCATGGACACGGATTCAGGTCTAAATCATCAAAGCGAAGACGCATGTGTGGAATTAGTGGAATTGCGGCATTATCGGTAAACAGCAAAGTCAGCGACCGCGACGTTCGCAGCATGCTATTGCCACAACAACACCGTGGTCCCGATGATAGCGGCGTTTACCTGGACCCAGCTTTTCGTCTGGGACTGGGGCATGTTCGGTTGAGTATTGTCGATCTGGCGGGTGGCATTCAGCCCATGCCCAACGAAGATCGCAGTGTCTGGGTGTCTTTCAATGGCGAGATTTTCAATTATCAGGAGTTGCGTCAATCGTTACTGAAAGACGGCCATCATTTTCATACCCAAAGCGATACCGAAGTCATCGTCCATGCTTATGAGCAGTATGGCGATGATTTTGTGCAGCAGTTGAATGGGCAATTTGCCATCGCCCTGTGGGATCAACGTCGGCAACGTTTGCTGTTGCTGCGCGATCGAGTTGGAATTTTGCCGCTGTTTTATACCCGTCAAAATGACAGGTTATTGTTTGCTTCAGAAATAAAAGCCTTATTGCCGCAACTAGCTGAAGCGCCGCGTATTTCGCCGGCAGCGTTGGATCATCTGTTTACTTTTTGGGCACCGCTTAGCCCCAACACGTTATTTGACAATATCTTTGAAGTGTCGCCCGGGCACATGCTGATCTTGGAAAATGGCGATTTGCGCGACGTACTGTACTGGGATTGGCGTTTTCCCGAAGCAGGCGACTATCAGCGAGGTACAGATGACGAATTGGCGGGACAGCTTTACCAGCTTTTGGCCGATGCCACTCAGATTCGTCTGCGCGCCGATGTTCCGGTAGGCGCTTATCTTTCGGGTGGGCTTGATTCATCGACCTTGGTGGCATTGATTTGCCGGCATTCCGAAGCGCCACTCAAAACCTTTTCTATTGGGTTTGAAGATCAATCGCTGGATGAGTCGACATTTCAGCAACAGTTGATCACCCATCTAGCTGTCGAGAATAGTCGGATAGTGTCGCGGAATAACGATATTGCCGAGCAGTTTCCGGCCACTATTTTTCACGCGGAAACCGCGGTATTACGCACCGCTGCCACGCCGATGAAACAGTTATCCGCGTTGGCGAGAGCCTCCGGTTACAAGGTGGTACTTACCGGAGAAGGTGCCGATGAGGTTATCGGGGGGTATGATCTATTCAAGGAGGCCAAAATCCGTCAATTTTGGGCGCGGCAGCCTCAGTCAGAATGGCGACCATTGTTGCTGAAAGCCTTGTATCCCTATTTGGATACGGCGGGCGCCCAGACCAAAGCCTATTTGAATAATTTTTATAGTATTGGTTTGGATGATCCTGAGCAACCCGGTTTCAGTCACTTGACCCGCTGGTTTACCACGGCACGTTGCAAGGCATTTTTCTCCAAAGAATTGAATGCGGTTTTGCGCGAAGATGCCGTTGAGCGCTTGACTCAGCAGTTGCCGCCGGCGTTTAAGACTTGGCATCCGTTTAATCGCGGCCAATATCTGGAAGCAAAAACCTTGATGAGCCGCTATTTATTATGCTCGCAGGGGGATCGTATGTTGATGGCCAATTCGGTGGAAGGCCGCTATCCGTTTTTGGATCATCGAGTTATCGAGTTTGCCAATTGCCTGCAGCCACGACTTAAAATGCGGGTACTCAACGAAAAATATCTGTTAAAAAAAGCCATGCAAACTCATCTGCCAGCCCAGATCGCGGGTCGGCATAAGCAGCCCTATCGAGCACCGGATATTCCCGCCTTTTTTTCAAGCCATCCACCCGATTATGTGACCGAGATGTTAAGCGAGGACAAGCTACGGGAATATGGTTACTTTGACGCCCAGAAAGTGGGATTGCTGTTCAAAAAAGCCAGTCGCGGCCATACCATAGCCTATAAAGATAATATGGCGCTGGTGGGTCTACTTTCCACACAATTGTGTCATTATTTTTTTGTCGAGGGTTTTTCTAAATTAAACCATCAAACCGACGTTACTGCCGTTTCTTCAGCCTAAAACCTAAGAAACATTTTATTGATAGTTATGAACACGAAAACATTGATAAGGGAATATATTTTAACAAACTTGCTGTTCACCGAGGATGAGCACGCTTTGCAAGATGACGACTCTTTTATCAATGAGGGGATCATCGACTCTACCGGCGTGCTGGAGCTGATTTTCTTCATCGAAGATACCTTTAATATCAAGGTCAATTATGACGAAATATTGCCGACCAATCTCGATTCGGTGGAGAAAATGGTTGATTTCGTCACGCGCAAACAAGCCGCTGCCGACTAAGATTGACGAGGCCGCCGTGGTATCTCGCCTATTGCAAGATGATTTGTTGACCCAGGCGGCAAACGATCCTGAACGTATCGCCTTGATTGTCGGCGATGTCCGCATGCGTTATGGGGAAGTGGCGCATTACGCCTGTCGTTTGGCGCATGCCTTAAGGCAGCGCGGGGTTCGACGTGGCGATCGGGTGGTGATTTTCATGAGCAACACCTGGCACTGCGCGGTGTCGATCTACGCGGTATTGTTGGCGGGGGCGGTATTTGTTCCGGTCAATGCGCAAACCAAGGCAGATAAATTGGCATTTATCTTGGCCGATACCGATGCTCGGCTGTTGCTGACAGAAGCCAATCTTGCCAGAATATTTACTCCAGCCGTGCAACAACAACCCCAGGTTAGGGTGCTGTGTGCCGGCCATGCCAAGCTGATGCCGACCGATGTGGAATATCTGGATGACACGCTGATCGATATGCCAGGCACGCCGCCGCCATCATCCTCGATTGCTTTGGACTTGGCGGCATTGCTTTATACCTCTGGGACCACGGGTAACCCCAAAGGGGTGATGCACAGTCATCAATCGTTGTTATTTGTGTTGGATAGCATCAATCAATACCTGAAATTGACTGCGGATGACCGGCTGTTTTCGTTCCTGCCCCTCAATTTTGGTTACGGACTGTGTCAGTGGTTTTCGGCGGTTCATGTTGGCGCTACATTGGTGCTGGAGCAATCGTTTACTTATCCCGCGCAAGTGTTCAATCGCATGCAAGTCGAGTCAGTGACTTGCTTTGCCGGCGTTCCGACGGTGTTTGCCATGATGTTGACTCTGGATGCCAAACAGCCTTTGAGTTTTGCCAGTGTGCGACGGGTTACCAGCGCCGCCGCCGCCTTGCCCGTGGAGTTTATCGCCGGGATAAGGAAAATCTTTCCGCAAGCGGATCTATTCAACATGTACGGACAAACTGAGTGCATTCGTATTGCCTATCTGGAGCCCGACCAGCTCGAACTTAAGCCTGATTCGGTGGGATGTGCCATACCGGGAACCGAATTGCTGTTGCTGGATGAGCAAGGCCATCCGGTTGTGCCTGGCGAAGTGGGCTACCTGCATGTGCGAGGCCAGCATTTGATGCGTGGCTATTGGCATCAGCCCGACAAAACCGCCGAGGTTTTGTTGCCAGCGCCTATTCCTGGCGAAAATTTATTAAAGACTGGCGATTTGTTTCGACAAGATGCCGATGGCTATTTTTACTTTGTCGGGCGTAGTGACGATATCATCACGTCGCGGGGCGAAAAAGTCAGTCCGACCGAAGTCGAAAACGCCATTTATAGTTTGCCGGCCGTGCATGAAGTAGTGGTGCTAGGCATCCCTGATCCGCTATCGGGTCACGCGGTATGCGCGTTTGTGGCCGCCCGCCAGGGTGAGCCGCTAAGCGAGCAACAAATCAAGAACGTTTGCGTCACTCGCCTGGAAAACTATATGGTGCCCAAGCACATCCTGATGTTGCCTGAGTTGCCGCACACTGATAATGGCAAGTTGTCGCGTCAGTTGATTTTGCAACAGTGTGCCGAATTGATCAGTCAACTGGATTAAACCACAACATTCGACTTGACGGTCGGGCCTGATTGTTTTGCCACAGAAATTTTTATGGAATTACAAAACTCGGGTTAATACCTATGTCTACAAATCTTGCCGCCGCACTCAAGCTCGACGAATCAGCCGAGGTTGAGAAAATCACTGAGCGCCTGCGTGAATTGTTGCGCAGTCATTTGCGTCGCCGCGGTTTGGTGGTGGCGATTTCAGGCGGTATCGATAGCGCGGTGTGCGCCGGCTTGGCGGTTAAAGCGTTAGGCCGCGAGCGGGTGTTTGGTTTGCTGTTGCCAGAGCGTGATTCGGCAGCGGAAAGTACCCTTCGTGGCCGGATGATGGTCGAGCAACTTGGCATCACTCATGAGCAATTTGATATTGCCCCGGCATTGGAATCTTTGGGCTGTTATCGCTGGCGTGATGACGCCATTCGCGCGGTTTTTCCTGCTTATAGCAGTGGATGGAAAAATAAAATCGTCATCGCCGGTGGCCAGGCCGGACGTTTCAATTATTTCAAACTGGTTGTGCAGTCGCCAGACGGGCAATTGTTTGAGGAACGTCTGGATTTAAAAAACTACTTACAAATTGTTGCCGCCACCAACTTTAAACAGCGGGTGCGGAAAACCATGGAATATTTTCACGCCGACCGCTTGAATTATGCGGTGACCGGTACGCCTAATCGGCTGGAATATGATCAGGGGTTTTTTGTAAAAAACGGCGACGGTTCTGCTGATGTCAAGCCTATC encodes the following:
- the nadE gene encoding NAD(+) synthase, which gives rise to MSTNLAAALKLDESAEVEKITERLRELLRSHLRRRGLVVAISGGIDSAVCAGLAVKALGRERVFGLLLPERDSAAESTLRGRMMVEQLGITHEQFDIAPALESLGCYRWRDDAIRAVFPAYSSGWKNKIVIAGGQAGRFNYFKLVVQSPDGQLFEERLDLKNYLQIVAATNFKQRVRKTMEYFHADRLNYAVTGTPNRLEYDQGFFVKNGDGSADVKPIAHLYKTQVYALARYLQLPEEICNAQPTTDTYSMVQGQDEFYFALPYDRMDIALLAYNSGQTAEQLAQALGVALEQAQFIYRDIEAKRKATNVLHWSGITIEPVVGPDSKPPVIGA
- the asnB gene encoding asparagine synthase (glutamine-hydrolyzing); translated protein: MCGISGIAALSVNSKVSDRDVRSMLLPQQHRGPDDSGVYLDPAFRLGLGHVRLSIVDLAGGIQPMPNEDRSVWVSFNGEIFNYQELRQSLLKDGHHFHTQSDTEVIVHAYEQYGDDFVQQLNGQFAIALWDQRRQRLLLLRDRVGILPLFYTRQNDRLLFASEIKALLPQLAEAPRISPAALDHLFTFWAPLSPNTLFDNIFEVSPGHMLILENGDLRDVLYWDWRFPEAGDYQRGTDDELAGQLYQLLADATQIRLRADVPVGAYLSGGLDSSTLVALICRHSEAPLKTFSIGFEDQSLDESTFQQQLITHLAVENSRIVSRNNDIAEQFPATIFHAETAVLRTAATPMKQLSALARASGYKVVLTGEGADEVIGGYDLFKEAKIRQFWARQPQSEWRPLLLKALYPYLDTAGAQTKAYLNNFYSIGLDDPEQPGFSHLTRWFTTARCKAFFSKELNAVLREDAVERLTQQLPPAFKTWHPFNRGQYLEAKTLMSRYLLCSQGDRMLMANSVEGRYPFLDHRVIEFANCLQPRLKMRVLNEKYLLKKAMQTHLPAQIAGRHKQPYRAPDIPAFFSSHPPDYVTEMLSEDKLREYGYFDAQKVGLLFKKASRGHTIAYKDNMALVGLLSTQLCHYFFVEGFSKLNHQTDVTAVSSA
- a CDS encoding IS1380 family transposase, encoding MPRFEVKQSSKLQLTSYSGLALIGQCCQAAQVEAVIDPKIPVSQGMRTSDIVKSVVGLLSLGKSDFEAIEPFRNDRFFKESLGLTKVPGAVWLRQRLNAKAEAIRDLADELSLRLLERTEAPITPHKGYVCCDIDTFAMDNSGTKKEAVSRTYQGFDGYTPIAAYLGNEGWNTGLELRPGSRHSAFETHYFYERLFPRIERLVKPDQPVLLREDSGFDGAQLLFAKAAERDRQAALGRSLDFICKWNPRKQDKGDWVKRAEEAGAFAEARPGKRVALLSLEVERAWHKEKRSFRLVAQVTERTIDKKGQHLLAPEVELEGWWTTLSCSAEEVIELYQHHGMHEQFHSEFKTDLDLERLPSGKFDTNDVILHLAAFAYNCLRLLGQIGLTGEIAPIRHPAKRRRIRTVLQEIMYRAAKFVAHARRLILDFGRGVAANVAVFVMLQNRLWAAASG
- a CDS encoding class I adenylate-forming enzyme family protein → MISSRANKPLPTKIDEAAVVSRLLQDDLLTQAANDPERIALIVGDVRMRYGEVAHYACRLAHALRQRGVRRGDRVVIFMSNTWHCAVSIYAVLLAGAVFVPVNAQTKADKLAFILADTDARLLLTEANLARIFTPAVQQQPQVRVLCAGHAKLMPTDVEYLDDTLIDMPGTPPPSSSIALDLAALLYTSGTTGNPKGVMHSHQSLLFVLDSINQYLKLTADDRLFSFLPLNFGYGLCQWFSAVHVGATLVLEQSFTYPAQVFNRMQVESVTCFAGVPTVFAMMLTLDAKQPLSFASVRRVTSAAAALPVEFIAGIRKIFPQADLFNMYGQTECIRIAYLEPDQLELKPDSVGCAIPGTELLLLDEQGHPVVPGEVGYLHVRGQHLMRGYWHQPDKTAEVLLPAPIPGENLLKTGDLFRQDADGYFYFVGRSDDIITSRGEKVSPTEVENAIYSLPAVHEVVVLGIPDPLSGHAVCAFVAARQGEPLSEQQIKNVCVTRLENYMVPKHILMLPELPHTDNGKLSRQLILQQCAELISQLD
- a CDS encoding acyl carrier protein: MLFTEDEHALQDDDSFINEGIIDSTGVLELIFFIEDTFNIKVNYDEILPTNLDSVEKMVDFVTRKQAAAD